In the genome of Chroococcidiopsis sp. TS-821, the window CCGTAAAATACAGATGTAATAATAACAACTCCGGCAACAGCATCAACAGGATAGCGCGTAAACTCAATCCAACTGCGTTTGAGTTCAGCTAAAAATAATTCAAGCATTGCGGTTATCTCGGACAATTTTGAGGAAAACTTGCGTCAAGTCAGCTTGTTGTTTGACTTGGATTAAAGGTAGAGGGTTGAGAACAGCTAAAACTTGGTATAAACCTGCTGAGGTTCCCTCATAAATAATTCTATCGGCTTGGATGATGACACCTAGAGATTCAAGTTTACTCGTTTGTACAGAATCTAATTCACCTGCTATCTCAATAACGTAAGTAGAACCAGAAAAACGCCGAATAATTTCGCGCGTTCGTTCCTCAGCTAAAATTTTGCCTTGTTGAATAATTGCGACGCGATCTGATATTTCTTCTGCAACATCAAGTTGGTGTGTTGTGAGTAAAATCGCACAACCTTCACGCGCAATTTCGCGTACTAAAACTTTGACATTTTGACTCGCTTCTACATCTAAACCTAACGTTGGTTCATCGAGTAACAATAAGCGTGGATTGTGAACTAAGGCGACAGCGATCGCCAACTTTTGCTGCATCCCGCGTGAGAGTGTTTGTACTGGGGCGCGGCGTTTTGATATCAAGTCGAACCTTTCTAATAATTGCAGTCCGTTTTTATGCGCTACACGGCGATTTAGCCCGCGTAATGTGCCAAAATACTCTAAGTTCTCTTCGGGAGTTAGTCGCCAATAGAGATTGCGATTTCCTTCTAAAACTGCACCAACTAAGCGTAGCGACTTCGGATTGCGATGCGGATCAGAACCGGCAATTTTGACTGAACCTACGTCAGGTTTGATTAAACCCGCAATCATTTTGATGCAAGTCGTTTTTCCGGCGCCGTTGGGACCTAAAAATGCGAGAATTTCACCAGAATTGATGTTTAAAGAGACACCGCGTACAGCTTCAATTAGCTTTTTGCGTTGCTTGTATGTTTTGTGTAAGTTGTGAACTTCGAGGGCGATCAAGAGAGGGGTAAGGTGTGAGGGAATGTCTGAGGCTTTACCTTCTGTAATATATTGTAGAAGGTATCTTTTGATTGTTTATTCGGGTAGCCAGCCAAATTGTTGAACTAAGCATTCGGCGATGCGACGGGCTGCGCCTGGTTTTCCCATACGTTGGTAGCCATTTTTGGCGATTTGTTCGAGTTTTTGAGGATCTTGAAGTAGCGATCGCACTGTATCCGCAACTTGTTTTGGATGTTCGAGTAAAATCAATGAGGAACCAAGATGGCGGCTTTGGGCTTCAGCAAAGGCATAAGTGTATTGTGGTCCATTTCCTGGAAAGGCGATCGCACATTTTCCTAAACCAATAAATTGTTCGGTGGCTGTTCCCGCCATTGCTATTGCTAAATCGGCTTGGTGTAAGCAATCGTTGTAAGCATTTTGAGTTAGAATCACAGATGCATTTTTGTATTTAAATGTCAAGCCTTCCTGAGGAAAACCTGAGTTAATAAGACTTTGAATCAATGGTTCTAGAGTTAATGTCGGGGCGATCGCACCCAAAAAAACAAGCGATCGTGTCGGAAACGCGGCGATTAATTCGGTAACAGCAACGAGAATTTTTCGCCAATTTTCGTAAGCTTCAGGAGGGCGCGAACCAGGAAGTAAGAGAATTGTTAACCGCTGCGGATCGCGTTCTAACTTTAATACATTCTGCGCCTCTAATCGATCCATCATGGGGTTTCCCAAATCGAACGCGGGAATTGCCAATTTTTGTAGAGTTTTAGTTGTTAACGTGTCTCGCGGAAAAACCGCTTTGCAACGTGGGTGCCTCATTAAATAGCGGTCGAAAGGATGATAAACTGAAGCTGACAAATTTTCTAAACGCGAGAGTAGCGATCGCCTAGGATGCCATCCAAACTCATCTTGTCGGTAATATTCTGATTTTGCTGTACCGATAAAAGCGTAATTCGCCCCACTGCTCCACGCAAAAAGTAACGGTACAATATCACCGACAGCTAAAATCGTTCCACCTTGTTTTGCCCAGCTACGAACGACCTTCATTTGAGACAAAGTAAGTTTTAGCAAACCTCCTTGTAAATCTCGTAAAACTTGTCGACCATCCATATAGATAAATCCACCAGAAGGCATTGTTTGCACTTTCCCAATAATGGGAATACTAAATTGAGTGTAAGCGCGTCCTTCGCCAACGATGGGTAAAGCGGCGATGTCAATTGCACTTAACTGCTGTAATTCTTGGAGAATTCGCACAGCGATAACATCTTCGCCGTGACCATTACTAAGGCAAAGTAACTTTATCGGAGAACTTGGGGAAAATGCTGATAAATTATTCATTCAGAAACAAAATAACACCAGTATGTGTCTGTTAGTTCATAAATATAAGTTTGGTAATAGGTAATGGAATACGAACCATTAGCTACTAACCCCTATAGATAGATGAATTAAACTAATGATTATGCGTTTTTGTACTGCAATTTGTACCTTGGCTGGGTTGACTGCCATTGAGTTAATTTATACATCCTTAGCGACGGCTAGCCCTCAAGTGTTAGTTCCTAGTAGCGATGTGCAGTATTATCAAGAATATCAAAACGCGTTTATTATTCCCACAAAAGAACCGACATCAAATCCAGCACGCGTAGCAACGACTTCGCAGCAGTTACCCGCAGCGCGTAACGAGTTATTTGTAACTGCAACAGATGTGCAAATCGTCGGTGCAAGCGAAGAATTACAGCAAATTGTACGCAATGCGATTAAAACTCGTGTCGGAGGAGAAACGAGTGAAAGTCAGTTACAACAAGATGTCGCAGCAATTTTAGCGACAAATTTATTTAGCAATGCCACAGTAAGTAGTAACCCAACGACAACAGGATTAAATGTCGTGTTTCAGGTGGAACCTGTCATTGTGCGATCGCTACAACTGGCAAATGCCAAAGTACTACCACAAAACATTGCAATAGAACGCATAAAACCACAAATTGGCAATCCCATAAGCCCGACAGCGCTCAGTCAAAGCGTCGAGCAAATCAACGAGTGGTATGCTCAAAATGGCTATACTTTAGCGCGGGTCATCGCGATTCGTCCTAACCCACAAGGCGTACTCGCGCTAGAAGTCGCGGAAGGATTAATTAATGATGTCAAATTCCGCTTTTCTGATGAAGATGGGCGATTTATTGACGATCGAGGTAAACCAATTCAAGGACGAACGCAACTTGATTTCCTTCGCCGCGAATTGAATGTCAAACCTGGGCAAGTTTTTCGCGAAGAAACAGTTAAACAAGACTTACAAAAACTGTATCAGTTGGGATTATTTCAAAACGTCCGCGTCGCGTTAGAAGGCGATGCAACAAAAGTTGATGTCATTTATGATTTGACAGAAGCGCCTGCACGTGCTGCTAATTTTGGTGGTGGTTACAGTGATGATAGCGGACTATTTGCCACAGTCAGCTACAAAGATTTTAATTTTGGCGGCGTAAATGATTCGATCGGGGCTGATATCCAAATTAGTCGCCGCGATATTCAATTCGATGGAAGTTTCACAAGTCCCTATCGCGCGAGTAACCCCGATCGCTTCGGGTATCAAGTTAATGCATTTCGGCGTCGCGGGATATCCTCAACCTTTGATGGTGATGTTTCGTTACCCAACGACGATCGCCCGCGCGAAGCGCAATTTGGTGGAAGCGTTACCTTACAACGTCCGATTGATGATTGGCAAGCGTCAATGGGGTTAAACTACAAGCGTACCAGTATCCGCGATCGCGCCGGTAATATTTCTCCTGAAGATGAGTTAGGAAATCCGCTAACTTTAAGCGGTACGGGAATCGACGATTTGACGACAATCTCATTTACAGCAACGCGCGATTTTCGCAATAACTTTGTTAATCCTACCGACGGTTCGGTACTCAGCCTCAGCGCAGAACAGTCAATTCCCATCGGTCAAGGTGCAATCTCAATGAGTCGCCTACGCGCAAATTATAGTCAGTATATTCCAGTCGATCTCGTGGGTGGCAAAGACGATCCCGAAGTTTTCGCCTTTAACGTTCAAGGTGGGACAACGATTGGCGATTTACCACCGTACGAAGCCTTCAATTTGGGTGGTTTGAACTCAGTACGCGGGTACGGTAGTGGGGAAGTTGGCAGTGGGCGATCGTTTGTGTTAGCTTCGGCAGAATACCGCTTTCCGATCCTCGATTTTTTGGGAGGAGTTGTTTTTGCTGATTTTGCTTCCGATTTAGGTTCGGGAGACACTGTCCTTGGAGAACCAGCGGTAGTCCGCGATAAACCAGGAACAGGCTTTGGCTATGGTGCTGGCGTGCGGGTAAATTCGCCGATTGGTTTAATTCGTGCTGATTTTGGATTCAACGATCGAGGAGAAAGTCGCTTACAATTCGGATTCGGTCATCGCTTTTAAGAAGGAGCGATAAAGTAGAAGTCGAGATTTATACTTCATACTTTATCGTTCTTGTAAGAGGAGTGGTCATGTTAGTTGGAAAAAAATTGCAACGCGGGAAGTATACCTTAGACCAGGAAATTGGGCGCGGTGGCTTCGGAATTACGTTTAAAGCGACTCACCACTACTTAGGTCAAGTTGTCGTTATTAAAACAATCAACGAAGAACTGCGCCAGCATCCTGATTTTGTCAGTTTCTATCGGCAATTTCAGGATGAAGCCCGCAGATTAGCAACTTGCGTCCATCCTAATATTGTCCGCGTGAGCGATTTTTTTGTAGAGGACGCATTACCTTACATGGTGATGGACTACGTTCCTGGTCAAACGCTGGATCAAGTTGTTTTTCCTAACAATCCGCTTCCAGAAGCAACGGCAATTCACTACATTCGCCAAATTGCAGCAGCTTTACAAGTAGTACATAAAAATAATTTATTACATCGCGACGTTAAACCACAAAATATTATCTTACGCCAAGGTACGCAAGAAGTTGTCTTAATTGACTTTGGCATCGCCCGCGAATTTACCCCAGGTCATACACAAACGCATACAAATATTGTTTCCGAAGGCTACGCACCAATCGAACAGTATTTACCTCACGCACCGCGGACACCAGCATCTGACGTGTACGGTTTAGCCGCGACATTGTATTCGTTATTAACTGCGAAAGTTCCTGTTGCAGCAAGTTTACGCGATCGCGTCCCGATGCAAACACCCCGCGATCTCCAACCGCAACTGAGTATTGCGATTAACCAAGCTGTCATGCGTGGAATGGCGGTAGAAGCGAAGTTTCGCCCTGCGACTGTTGCAGAATGGCTGGCTTTATTACCTTCCGAGTCCTTCAATGCAGCGGAGATGCAAACACAACCAGCATCGACTCATACTGCTAGTACGGTTGCGGTAATTCCCCAGCCACAATCGATAGAACCGCCACGACAGGTTGTTGTCCCTCAGCGTAAGCGAGGATTATCTGGAATTGTACTTGGTCTTGG includes:
- a CDS encoding ABC transporter ATP-binding protein; amino-acid sequence: MIALEVHNLHKTYKQRKKLIEAVRGVSLNINSGEILAFLGPNGAGKTTCIKMIAGLIKPDVGSVKIAGSDPHRNPKSLRLVGAVLEGNRNLYWRLTPEENLEYFGTLRGLNRRVAHKNGLQLLERFDLISKRRAPVQTLSRGMQQKLAIAVALVHNPRLLLLDEPTLGLDVEASQNVKVLVREIAREGCAILLTTHQLDVAEEISDRVAIIQQGKILAEERTREIIRRFSGSTYVIEIAGELDSVQTSKLESLGVIIQADRIIYEGTSAGLYQVLAVLNPLPLIQVKQQADLTQVFLKIVRDNRNA
- a CDS encoding lipid-A-disaccharide synthase-related protein, translated to MNNLSAFSPSSPIKLLCLSNGHGEDVIAVRILQELQQLSAIDIAALPIVGEGRAYTQFSIPIIGKVQTMPSGGFIYMDGRQVLRDLQGGLLKLTLSQMKVVRSWAKQGGTILAVGDIVPLLFAWSSGANYAFIGTAKSEYYRQDEFGWHPRRSLLSRLENLSASVYHPFDRYLMRHPRCKAVFPRDTLTTKTLQKLAIPAFDLGNPMMDRLEAQNVLKLERDPQRLTILLLPGSRPPEAYENWRKILVAVTELIAAFPTRSLVFLGAIAPTLTLEPLIQSLINSGFPQEGLTFKYKNASVILTQNAYNDCLHQADLAIAMAGTATEQFIGLGKCAIAFPGNGPQYTYAFAEAQSRHLGSSLILLEHPKQVADTVRSLLQDPQKLEQIAKNGYQRMGKPGAARRIAECLVQQFGWLPE
- a CDS encoding BamA/TamA family outer membrane protein, with amino-acid sequence MRFCTAICTLAGLTAIELIYTSLATASPQVLVPSSDVQYYQEYQNAFIIPTKEPTSNPARVATTSQQLPAARNELFVTATDVQIVGASEELQQIVRNAIKTRVGGETSESQLQQDVAAILATNLFSNATVSSNPTTTGLNVVFQVEPVIVRSLQLANAKVLPQNIAIERIKPQIGNPISPTALSQSVEQINEWYAQNGYTLARVIAIRPNPQGVLALEVAEGLINDVKFRFSDEDGRFIDDRGKPIQGRTQLDFLRRELNVKPGQVFREETVKQDLQKLYQLGLFQNVRVALEGDATKVDVIYDLTEAPARAANFGGGYSDDSGLFATVSYKDFNFGGVNDSIGADIQISRRDIQFDGSFTSPYRASNPDRFGYQVNAFRRRGISSTFDGDVSLPNDDRPREAQFGGSVTLQRPIDDWQASMGLNYKRTSIRDRAGNISPEDELGNPLTLSGTGIDDLTTISFTATRDFRNNFVNPTDGSVLSLSAEQSIPIGQGAISMSRLRANYSQYIPVDLVGGKDDPEVFAFNVQGGTTIGDLPPYEAFNLGGLNSVRGYGSGEVGSGRSFVLASAEYRFPILDFLGGVVFADFASDLGSGDTVLGEPAVVRDKPGTGFGYGAGVRVNSPIGLIRADFGFNDRGESRLQFGFGHRF
- a CDS encoding serine/threonine-protein kinase, with amino-acid sequence MLVGKKLQRGKYTLDQEIGRGGFGITFKATHHYLGQVVVIKTINEELRQHPDFVSFYRQFQDEARRLATCVHPNIVRVSDFFVEDALPYMVMDYVPGQTLDQVVFPNNPLPEATAIHYIRQIAAALQVVHKNNLLHRDVKPQNIILRQGTQEVVLIDFGIAREFTPGHTQTHTNIVSEGYAPIEQYLPHAPRTPASDVYGLAATLYSLLTAKVPVAASLRDRVPMQTPRDLQPQLSIAINQAVMRGMAVEAKFRPATVAEWLALLPSESFNAAEMQTQPASTHTASTVAVIPQPQSIEPPRQVVVPQRKRGLSGIVLGLGAAAIAGVAAVAVASVMSEDDSSQPTAPAIVPPSNLQQTGENNTQVTPSPQPETTTPPEEPAPFRWRPRTPVESEESATPTETPSPSPTESPTPDPAPESPSVVDTPQPTPEQPSEQPSPTEEAPSIVVPTQPAPPTPPATEEPQTGDNLNAPIQSPEPLSE